Proteins encoded in a region of the Acidobacteriota bacterium genome:
- a CDS encoding Uma2 family endonuclease → MSANPKHFYSLDEYFALEHANTTRFEYWDGDILCMSGGSLAHSRIAGNVFRRIGNHLEQSGRQCEAFTSDQPIKTPTLPPYRYPDASVVCGTVQLEQFRGIDMLLNPILIVEVMSPTTAELDRHAKFEAYKEISTVRAYLLIDQESPTVTLWQKQPDESWAPTLAQGLDQSIELTSLECTLDLADMYARVEFGISEPST, encoded by the coding sequence ATGTCAGCCAACCCGAAACATTTTTACTCACTCGACGAATATTTTGCCCTCGAACACGCCAACACCACCCGGTTTGAATATTGGGATGGCGACATCCTCTGTATGAGCGGGGGGAGTCTGGCTCATAGCCGGATTGCAGGGAATGTGTTTCGCAGGATTGGGAATCACCTGGAACAGTCTGGTCGCCAGTGCGAAGCATTTACCTCAGATCAGCCAATCAAAACGCCAACCCTTCCGCCGTATCGGTATCCAGATGCTTCGGTGGTGTGTGGAACCGTTCAGCTTGAACAATTTCGCGGGATTGACATGCTTCTCAATCCAATTTTGATTGTGGAAGTAATGTCCCCAACAACAGCGGAACTGGATCGTCATGCGAAATTCGAAGCCTATAAAGAAATTTCAACTGTTCGTGCATATCTTTTGATTGATCAGGAATCACCAACCGTCACCCTCTGGCAAAAACAACCTGATGAAAGCTGGGCGCCAACCCTGGCTCAAGGATTAGACCAATCAATTGAGTTAACTTCTCTGGAATGTACACTGGACCTGGCAGATATGTATGCCCGGGTCGAATTTGGAATTTCTGAGCCTTCAACATAA
- a CDS encoding ABC transporter substrate-binding protein: MHKLACLGLLVLLPFLLASGCRRNQQPTPGLLVMATEKAPKSIDPRVGNDSVSARLHQLLFNTLVNKNDRLEVVPELATFEVTPDAKVFTFHLKPGVMFHNGKPLTAEDVKYTFDTLRDPNFNSAKKGDFIKVDVIEAPNPQTVIFRCKEPNSPMLVSLVAIGIIPKDSGGTAETKPIGTGPFKVADYQVDREITMEAFPQYFEGAPKLEKVRVRFIPDSAVRELELRQGGVQLAVNADLASDTVEKLAQTANLTVWQSTGTNISHLGINCDDPILKNVKVRQALVHAVNRESFIKNVLRNMARPAYGPLPPEQWAYPADLPKLDYDPALAKKLLDEAGYRDPDGDGPQTRLKLEIKTSSLPLARQIATVLQEQFKQVGIQLEIRSFEFQTFLSDVNAGNFQLYTLTSIGANQHPDYLSYAFDSSRIPTKEKNYSEGANRSHYRNAEVDGWLRKAGATLNQEEQKQLYGLAQKKIVEEVPTIFLWYPNNVAIGSNKLTNVKPDLSGSYTFLRNSTFQ; encoded by the coding sequence ATGCACAAACTTGCCTGTCTTGGACTTCTTGTTTTGCTTCCGTTTTTACTCGCCTCAGGTTGTCGGCGAAACCAGCAGCCCACACCGGGGTTGCTCGTGATGGCAACTGAAAAAGCCCCCAAGAGCATTGATCCTCGGGTTGGCAATGACAGCGTCTCAGCCCGGTTGCATCAGTTGCTCTTTAACACACTCGTCAACAAAAATGACCGGTTGGAGGTCGTTCCCGAACTGGCGACCTTTGAAGTCACCCCAGATGCCAAAGTCTTTACCTTTCATCTGAAACCTGGGGTGATGTTCCACAATGGCAAACCGTTAACTGCTGAAGACGTCAAATACACGTTTGACACGCTCCGCGACCCAAATTTCAATTCCGCGAAGAAGGGCGATTTTATTAAGGTTGACGTCATTGAAGCCCCCAACCCACAAACAGTGATCTTTCGCTGTAAAGAGCCCAATTCTCCGATGCTGGTCAGTCTGGTGGCGATTGGGATCATTCCAAAAGACAGCGGCGGCACGGCTGAAACGAAACCGATTGGTACTGGACCATTTAAGGTCGCAGACTATCAGGTTGACCGTGAAATCACGATGGAGGCGTTTCCTCAGTACTTTGAGGGTGCTCCGAAGCTTGAAAAAGTTCGCGTCCGATTTATCCCGGATAGCGCCGTCCGTGAACTCGAACTCCGTCAAGGCGGCGTCCAGTTAGCCGTCAATGCCGATCTGGCTTCCGACACGGTTGAAAAGCTGGCCCAAACAGCCAATCTCACTGTCTGGCAAAGTACTGGCACCAATATTTCCCACCTTGGAATCAATTGTGATGACCCGATTTTGAAGAACGTCAAAGTTCGACAGGCACTGGTGCATGCCGTCAACCGCGAGAGTTTTATCAAGAATGTCCTGCGCAATATGGCGCGTCCGGCCTATGGGCCACTTCCGCCGGAGCAATGGGCCTATCCGGCTGACCTGCCAAAGCTTGACTATGACCCGGCACTGGCTAAAAAGCTGCTCGACGAAGCCGGATACCGCGACCCGGATGGAGACGGACCTCAAACACGGCTCAAACTTGAAATCAAAACGTCTTCCCTGCCGCTGGCTCGTCAGATTGCCACCGTGTTGCAGGAACAATTCAAGCAAGTCGGCATTCAGCTTGAAATCCGATCCTTTGAATTTCAGACGTTTCTAAGCGATGTCAACGCCGGGAATTTCCAGCTCTACACCTTGACGAGCATCGGTGCCAATCAGCACCCTGATTATTTGAGTTATGCGTTTGATTCGTCGCGCATCCCAACCAAAGAGAAAAATTACAGCGAAGGTGCCAACCGCAGCCACTATCGCAATGCTGAAGTTGACGGCTGGCTGCGCAAAGCCGGAGCAACACTCAACCAGGAAGAGCAAAAGCAACTTTACGGGCTGGCACAAAAGAAAATCGTTGAGGAAGTTCCCACGATCTTTCTTTGGTATCCAAACAACGTGGCCATCGGCAGCAACAAGCTGACAAACGTAAAGCCTGATTTGTCAGGGAGTTACACGTTTTTGAGAAATTCGACTTTTCAATGA